A segment of the Halogeometricum sp. S3BR5-2 genome:
GCAGACCCGCGTAGAGGAGGGTGCCGAGCACAAACGCGGCGAATCGGCTCTCGTCGACGTGCGGCAGTTCCTCCTTGATGACGTTCAGAACGACGGCGCCGGCGACGAATCCGTAGAGCACCGTCAAGCCGAGTCCGATAGCCTCGGCCGCGAACCCGAGGAGTCCGCCGACTGCGGTCCCGGCCGCGAGTATCCACCGACCGACTCGGTGGAACTCCTCTCCGTGGTGGCGGGCGAGTCCGTAATCGGTCACTTGGAAGTGAAACGCCATCGCGAGTGCGTACAGAAAGAGGTTCGCGAGGTTCTCGACCTCTTGGTGGAAGAGCAGGAACCCGATGATCGCGCTGTAGAGCGCGAACACGAGGACGTGGAACCAAAAGACGCCCGGTGCGTCCGTTGGGGACTCGGCCCGACGTTGTGCGACGACGACCTCGACGCCGTAGAACGCGAGGAATCCCGAGAGGGCGGCCACGTAGAGGAGTTGCTCCGCGAGGAACGCCTCGCCCCGAAGCGAACCGGCGACGGCCGCCGCCTCGCTCACTTCCGGGAGGAGGAGGAGGAAGACGTACGCGACCGACGCGCCACCCGCCGCCGAGAGCCATCGCCGACGCTGGGGCGGCGAAATCTGCAGTCGATCCGCGAACAGATGCACGAGCGCGAGGCCGGCGGTGAACAGGCCGGCCGCGACCGAGAGGCCGCCGAATTCCGATTGGATGAGCCAAGTCGTGTTCATAACTGGAGCGCAGTTACGACGGCCGCCGGGTCGGTCCCCGACGACGAGTCGTCCGAACTCGGGCGACGGACTGACTAGCGTACCCTGCGAGTGTCCACGTCGCGGGCGCTCGGGTTTGTTATTCGTCTCCATCTCGGAGGCCGCCGCTCCGAATCCGAGCGCCGGGCGGCGGGACATCCGAGCACCCGGCGTCGTGATTCACCGTCCGACTGTATCCGAGTCCGGGAACTCCGCACATATCGTACATTACACCGCACACTCTTCTCTCCCGAGCCACTCTCCACGGGAAAAGGAAGAGAATTACAATGTACGTGTCTGGCCGTATACGCGACCGTATGAGTTCATTGATCGTACTCGCGTTCGAAGACGAGACGGGCGCCGAAGAGATGCGCGAGCGGATGCACGACCTCCAGAAGCGCCAACTGATCACGCTTCAGGACGCCGCCGTGGCCGTCCGCAAGGAGAACGGCCACGTGAAGGTGAAGCAAGCCCACAGCCTCGTCGGCGCGGGCGCACTCGGCGGGTCGTTCTGGGGGTTGCTCATCGGCGTCATCTTCTGGATGCCGTGGCTCGGCATGGCGATCGGCGCCGCGACGGGCGCGCTCTCGGGGAAACTGTCCGACACCGGCATCGACGACGACTTCATCGAGGAGGTCGCCGACACCGTCGAACCGGGAACGTCGGCGCTGTTCCTCCTCGCGAGCGACGCCCGACTCGAACGCATCGAGGAGGAACTCGAAGGCACGCAGTTCACCATCCTCCAGACGAACCTCTCGCCCGAGGACGAGACCAACCTCCGGGAGACCTTCGCCGCCGAGGAAATCACGGGATAGACGTCCCGCGACGAGTCGCCGCCGATCGGTGATGCATTCCCTCGTCGATTCAGACCATGGCAACAGACGGTCGTTCGGAGCGATTGAAACGGGTCGCGGAGTCGTCGCTTCCGATCGTCCGGTGGCTCCCGGCGTACGACCGGTCGTGGCTTCGACCCGACGTGCTGGCGGGAATCACGGTCGCGGCCGCGGTCATCCCGGAAGGCTTGGCGTACGCGTCGCTCGCGGGACTGCCCCCGCAGACGGGGTTGTACGCCGCACTGCTGGGCACCGTGACGTACGTTCTCTTCGCCTCGTCGCGGCAGGTGATCATGGGTCCGACTTCCGCGCTCGCTATCTTGCTCTTGGCGGGCGTGGGTCCGATCGCCGACGGGAGCGGGGCGCCGTACGCGTCTCTCGTCGTCGTGACGACCGTCCTCGTCGGTCTGTTCTGCGTGGCCGCCAGAGCGCTCCGACTGGGCCACCTCGTGCACTTCATCTCCGGGTCGGTCCTCACCGGCTTCTCGACCGGTGCCGCGCTGTACATCGTCTCGACGCAACTCGGGAAGCTCTTCGGTATCTCCGGGGCGTCCGGAACGTTCTTCGACCGCCTCTGGTTCGTCCTCAGCCACCTGAACGAGGCGCAGCCCGCGACGGTTGTCGTCGGACTCGTCTCGGTCGCCCTCCTGCTGGTCGGCCGTCGATTCTTTCCGCGAGTGCCCACGACCCTGCTCGTCGTCGTACTGGCCATCGCCGCGTCGTCAGCGCTCGATCTCCGAGCCCTCGGCGTCGAAATCGTCGGCCGACTTCCGAGCGGACTTCCTCCGCTCGCGGTTCCGTCGGTTCCCGAGGCGGGGGTCGTCGTGTCGCTCGTCCCCGTGGCGTTCGCGCTGTTCATCCTCTCGTACGTGCAGGGTATCGGCGCCGTCCAGACGTTCGCCCGCCGGAACGGCTACCGGGCGGACCCCGAACAGGAGCTTCTCGCGGAAGGGATGGGGAACCTCGCCGCCGGACTCTTCGGCGGCTTCGTCGTCGGCGGGAGCATGTCGCGGTCGGCGCTCAACGACTCCATGGGCGGGAAATCGCAGGTCGTCGGCGCGGTGGTCGCCGTCGTCCTCGTCGTCGTCCTCCTGTTTCTCACCGGCCTGTTCACGACGCTCCCGGAGGCCACCCTGGGAGCGGTCGTCACCGTCGCGGTGCTCGGTCTCGTCGACGTCTCGAAGATGCAGCGACTCGGGAGCGTCAGTCGGAGCGAGTTCCTCATCGCGTCCGCGTCGCTGTTCGGGGTGCTCGCACTGGGGATGGTCTGGGGGGTGTTCATCGGCGTCGGACTCTCACTCCTCCACACCATCGCGCTCGTCAGCGACCCGAAGACGGAGGTTCTCGGTCGGCTTCGCGGCTCCGACCACTTCGTCAGCCGGGAGACCTACTCGGACGCGGTCGAGATTCCCGACGTGCTCGCGTACCGCGTGAACGCCGAACTGTTCTACGCGAACACGAACGTCGTGCGAGACGACCTCGAAGCGCGCCTCCGAGAGCGCGGCTCGCCGGTCGCCCTCGTCGTCTTCGATCTCTCCTCTTCTCCCATCGTCGACCTCGCCGCGGCCGAGTTTCTCGGCGAACTCGAGGCCGACCTCCGGTCGAGAGGTATCGACCTCAGAATCGCCGGAGCGAACCAGGAGGTCGCGAAGATACTGCAGGCGACCGACGAAGAAGGGACACTCGGTGAGATACGCGAGGAGGAGGCGATCGCGTCAGTCATCGACCGGTGGCGGCGGGCGCAAAACGGGCCGTGACGCCGAACGCACCCTCGATCCGAACGTCTGAACCTCGGAGAAGGGAGTCCGACGTGCGGTCTCCGTACTCGGCGCCGGGACGATTGCGACCGGCGTGAATCCGTCCGTGCCTTCGAGGTACCCCGCGGCAGGGGTTGCCTCAGCGGGACGTCGCTGCGCCGGAACGGGTCTCGCTGCGATTCTTGAGCCAGCCGCCGACCGCGCCGGCTATCGCGCCGGGAATCGCCATCATGAAGAGGGCGACGAGGGCGACGATGCTGCCGCCGATGGCCGGGACGAGGCCGACGAACAGGATGCCGACGACCACGAGGATCGCGAGCACCGCGAGGGCCCCGACGACCGTCGCCAACCCGCCGTGAACGGCGCCCTGTTCGATACCAGACACCATGTACCCGGCGACGAACCCGCCCACGAGTCCGGGGAGGGCGAGACCTAATCCGGTGGTCTCGGCCGGGGGGTACACCCACGACAGGAACAACCCGAGGATCACCGCGACGACGAACCCGGTGAGTACTGCTCTCCAGTTGATATCCATGATCAAGTAGTTGTTACGACTCATACGAGCTTAAAATAATATGCGCCTCGCTCACGTACTTCACCCGCGCCGACAACTCCTCCCGGTTACACGACCGGCTCTCGTCGGCGCCACTCCCGGCGCTTCTCGGGTTGTTCGGGCTGTTCGATGCGGTTTCGAGACGTCTTCGGACCGTCGGACGTCGTTCCCTTCTCCTCTCATTCCCCGGCCTCCGACGCGTCGCCCCGCGACCCGGTCCGCTTCCCCAGTTCTCCGCCGAGGGGCAGCAGGACGACCAGCATCAGCGTGGCGCCGACGACCAGAGCGGCCGAGACGTTGCGCTGAGCCGTTCCGAGGCCCATCGCGGACCGGTCTTCGGCGGCCGACCCTCCCAGGACCCACCCGAGCGCGAACGAACCGACGACGAACGCGAGCAGGGCGGCTATCGCGCCCGTTCCGATCACATCCAGGACGGTCTGGTAGTTCAACACCAACATCAGCACGACCAGGAGAACCAGCGCCGTGCTGGCGGCCTGATTCACCGCCGGCTGAATCGAATCGGCCGTCTCTTCGTAGCGGGCTTTCACGACCAGTCCGATGGCGAGCGGAGTGAGCATCAGGACGACGAGCGAACTCGCGATGTCGAGCGGGTCGACCCGGACGCCCGGCAGCAACGCTGGGAGCACGACCGGAACGTAGGCGACGGTGACGACCATCAACAGGACCATCAGCCCGACGCCGAACGCGAGGTTTCCCTTCGCGGCCTCTACCAGTTTCGGGAGGAACGGCGCCCCGGCCGCGGTCGCCAGCAGTATCAGCCCGACGGACTGCGCCTCCGAGAGCGGGACGACCAGAAGGATGACGTACGCCAGTAGCGGTACGAGCGCGGAGTTCGCGAGGAGCGCCACCGCGACCCGGCGACGGTTTCGCAGCGGTTCGAGAATCTGCGCGACCGTCAGTGCGAGCCCCATCCCGAACATGCTCGACACGACGAAGACAAGCACCGACAGCCTCGCGAGAGATTCGAGTACTACGGCCATCTTCCTCCGATATCTACGCTTTCTCCGCTCGGCCATTGTTATTAGTCCGGCTCTGTTGAAATCCTCCAAGGGTTACAGGTTCGCCTCGTAATTCGACGAGATGAACGCCCTCCCGAAGTCGCAGATTCTCCGGTTTACTGAGAAGGCGATCCATCTGGCCCGCCGAGCCGTTTCTCGATACTCCTCGAAGTTCTCCAAACACCGTTATACACTCCCGCAGCACGTTGTTCTGCTCTGTCTCAAAGTTCGGAAGAACACGACCTACCGTGGCCTGCTTGACGAACTGATCGAGATGCCACGCATCCGTCGCGCTCTTGGATTAGCTGAACTTCCTACGCCATCAACGCTCTGTAAGGCGTTCAATCGACTGGATATGGCCGTGTGGCGTATCATATTGACTCTCTCAGCGACCCTACTTCCGACGAGCGGAGTTGTTGGTGTTGATGCGTCAGGGTTTGACCGCAGTCACGCTTCGAAACACTACACGAAACGAGCCGAACTCACGATCCAACAGCTCAAGGTGACGTTGCTGGTCGATGCGAAGGTAAACGCGATTCTCGATTTACACGTGACGACGACTCGGAAACACGATAGCCAGATTGCTCCGTCGTTGATCAAGCGCAATCCTGAGGATATTGACATTCTGCTCGGTGAGGCACTGTCTAGTTAACCTCTTCAGCCGGCGTTCGTCCATTGAGCGCTTGATGCGGTCGTTGAACGTTATAGTAATGAGCGAACAGTGCAAGCCACTGGCGGACGCTCAGCCGACTGCCCACCCACGAATTATGGAAGCGGTCAACTCGCATTTTGAGGGTGTGAAACCACTTTTCGATCAGATTTCGGTCCGTATAGTCGACCCGACCGCTCAGCCCTAATCGAGAGAGTGCAGTCCGATAACCGAATTGATCGACCAGAAACACCGTGTCTTCGCAATTGTGTTTCTCGACGACTCCGTGAAGGAACGCAGCCGCCGGATCGGTTCCATGTCTTTTGAACAGCTGTACGTCGAGAAGTAACTTGGTGTCGATGTCTATTGCAGCGTACAACCAAGACCACTCGCCATTGATTTTGACAGCGGTTTCGTCGACGGCGACCCGCGACGGCTGCGCCGTCACGAGAACGCGACGCGTTCTGGTTGGCTGCACGAGAGCGAAGCTCTCGTGAACGTCGGCGGGTCCGAGACGCTGTCAGCCAGTCGATGAACCCACTGGAAAATTGCCTGAAACGAGCGATCTACGCCGATCAAGTGCAGAATTGCCTCTGTTTCTCTGAGCGAGAGACCGGCAGCGTGGAGACGGACGGCGAACGCCCTGACGGGCGTCCCCAGAACCCTTCGGGTTCTGGTGTGCGAACGAGACGTGAAGCGTCTCGTCAACGTTCGAAAGACGCGATGCGTCTTTCGGGCCCACAAACTCGCTTCGCGAGTTTGGGACGTCGCCGTCCGCTCCTGCTGCCAACATTCAAGCGTAGCCGTGTCTAAACTCTGTCTGAGCAGGTCTGAGAGTGGCATGAAACACTAGCTCTTCGACCTGCTCGCTCCTTAACTAGACAGTGCCACAGTCCGGTTCCTATCAAATATATTATTATACTATAGTTGTGTTTATTACGTGGTGGCATTAACCGCGGGACAGGATCTGTACGCCTCAGTCGGCGAGGAGGGAATCAATCGATTCGTTCGACATCTGTTCCGCCAGCGCCCCTCACTGTTCACCTTCGCAACGCCGGGCATCGCCGCGTACGCGGACGAGTTTCTCGACCCGGCGGTTCCGTTGTCGGACGCACAGGTCGCACGGGGCCAGCCTCGCGTCAGCGAACTGTCGGGGATCCCCGTGCCCGGGACAGACGGCCCCGTCGAACTGGAGTACTGCGTGCAGCTGACGGCTTTCGAGTTCGACTTCCACCCCGGCGACGAGTTCGAGCTCCCCGTGGGTAGAGAGCTGGAGGCACAGCAGTTCGGCGTGCACGTGGCGTTCGCCGTGGGGCTCGGCTGTCCAAAGGACGCTGCCCCAGATTTTAGACGCCGGATCCGTGACCGGTCGATCTTCGAGGGAAACGTTCTGAGTGTCCTCCAGTCCCGAGGAGGCGAAACGCCCCCCGGTCAACGGTCGGTTGACCACGGGGAGGCCATGGACGGATTGACGGGCGGACGCCCGCTTGCTGACGGCGGCCGAGCATCGGGGTCGACGTCGGTAGCGCAGTTCGGTTCCCTCCCCGCCGGACCGGGGCGGGACCGGTTCGTCGGCGGCGATCAGCGAGTCCTCGCCCCGCCGGACGT
Coding sequences within it:
- a CDS encoding DUF5518 domain-containing protein, yielding MDINWRAVLTGFVVAVILGLFLSWVYPPAETTGLGLALPGLVGGFVAGYMVSGIEQGAVHGGLATVVGALAVLAILVVVGILFVGLVPAIGGSIVALVALFMMAIPGAIAGAVGGWLKNRSETRSGAATSR
- a CDS encoding bile acid:sodium symporter family protein produces the protein MAVVLESLARLSVLVFVVSSMFGMGLALTVAQILEPLRNRRRVAVALLANSALVPLLAYVILLVVPLSEAQSVGLILLATAAGAPFLPKLVEAAKGNLAFGVGLMVLLMVVTVAYVPVVLPALLPGVRVDPLDIASSLVVLMLTPLAIGLVVKARYEETADSIQPAVNQAASTALVLLVVLMLVLNYQTVLDVIGTGAIAALLAFVVGSFALGWVLGGSAAEDRSAMGLGTAQRNVSAALVVGATLMLVVLLPLGGELGKRTGSRGDASEAGE
- a CDS encoding DUF1269 domain-containing protein, with translation MSSLIVLAFEDETGAEEMRERMHDLQKRQLITLQDAAVAVRKENGHVKVKQAHSLVGAGALGGSFWGLLIGVIFWMPWLGMAIGAATGALSGKLSDTGIDDDFIEEVADTVEPGTSALFLLASDARLERIEEELEGTQFTILQTNLSPEDETNLRETFAAEEITG
- a CDS encoding SulP family inorganic anion transporter, with product MATDGRSERLKRVAESSLPIVRWLPAYDRSWLRPDVLAGITVAAAVIPEGLAYASLAGLPPQTGLYAALLGTVTYVLFASSRQVIMGPTSALAILLLAGVGPIADGSGAPYASLVVVTTVLVGLFCVAARALRLGHLVHFISGSVLTGFSTGAALYIVSTQLGKLFGISGASGTFFDRLWFVLSHLNEAQPATVVVGLVSVALLLVGRRFFPRVPTTLLVVVLAIAASSALDLRALGVEIVGRLPSGLPPLAVPSVPEAGVVVSLVPVAFALFILSYVQGIGAVQTFARRNGYRADPEQELLAEGMGNLAAGLFGGFVVGGSMSRSALNDSMGGKSQVVGAVVAVVLVVVLLFLTGLFTTLPEATLGAVVTVAVLGLVDVSKMQRLGSVSRSEFLIASASLFGVLALGMVWGVFIGVGLSLLHTIALVSDPKTEVLGRLRGSDHFVSRETYSDAVEIPDVLAYRVNAELFYANTNVVRDDLEARLRERGSPVALVVFDLSSSPIVDLAAAEFLGELEADLRSRGIDLRIAGANQEVAKILQATDEEGTLGEIREEEAIASVIDRWRRAQNGP